Genomic window (Paraburkholderia phenazinium):
GAGCAAAACAATATGGCCTTGGGAATGGCTCATCAAGCGGGACTCCTCGACACGTCGCATCTGATTTCTCGATCAGTGAGTTTCGGTGACTTTATTCAGATGGCGCGGCGCATCGGGATTGCGTCCGCGTGCGGCGGCAAGACCCGCAGCCATCACGTAAAAGGAAAGAATGGCGGCGATCGGGTCGAGCGCCGCATGGGCCGTCGTCACGAGCGGCAAAGTGGCTTCCGGCACATCGGCCGGGGCGGCGAGCAGCACGCGTGCGCCGCGCGCCTGCATGTCGCGGGCAAGCTGGATCAGGCCGGCCTGCTCGGGGCCGCGCGGCGCGAACACCAGCAGCGGGTAGTCGCGATCGATCAACTCCATCGGACCATGGCGCACTTCGGCGCTTGAAAACGCCTCGGCCTGGATGCCCGAGGTTTCCTTGAGCTTAAGCGCCGCTTCCTGCGCGATCGCAAGACCGAGACCCCGGCCGATCACGATCATGCGTTCGACACCGCGCAATTCTTCAACGGCCTGGCTCCAGTCGAGCTGGCCGGCGCGCCGCAAGGCTTCGGGCAAGTCGCGCAGCGCAGCGAGCAACGCTTCGTCGCGCTGCCAGTGCGCCACCAGTTGCGCGGAGATCGACAGCATCGCGATATAGCTCTTGGTGGCCGCGACGCTCAATTCAGGACCGGCGACGAGCGGCAGGTGCCATTCGCACGCGTCGGACAGCGGCGATTGCGGCGCGTTCACGGCGGCCACGGCCAGGGCACCGGCCTCGCGCAACGCAACCATCGTGCCCACCAGATCCGGGCTCTTGCCGGACTGCGAGAACGCGACAGCCAACTGATCGCGCACTTGCAATGGCGCCTGCTGCAGCGTCGCCACGGACATCGGCAACGAAGCGACCGGCACGCCGATGCGGCTCATGGTAAGGCTTGCGAAATAACTGGCTGCGTGGTCCGAGCTACCGCGTGCCACGGTGAGCGCGACATGGCGCGGATGTTCAGCGAGCTTCCGCGCGAGCGCCTCGACGCGCGACGTATCGGCAAGCTGCGCGGCGACCACTTCGGCGGACGCCAGCGCTTCGTTAAGCATATTCGACAATTGATTCTCCTTCGACGTAAGTCGCGGTCAGCGCCAGTTCACGATCGAACACGACGATATCGGCCCAGGCACCGCGCGCGATGCGGCCGCGGTCTTCGATGCCAAGGTAGTCGGCGGCGTAGCGCGACAGACGGTTTGACACATCGGCCATAGGCAGGCCGATCGATACCAGATTGCGCAGCGCCTGATCCATCGTCAGGGTGCTGCCGGCGAGCGTGCCGTCGGCAAGACGGACGCCGCCCAGACACTTCGTGACATGCTGGCTGCCGAGACGGTACTCACCGTCCGGCATGCCGGTAGCGGAGGTGCTGTCGGTCACCACATACACACGCGGAATCGCCCGCATGGCGGCGCGAATCGCGCCAGGATGCACGTGCAGCAGATCGGGGATGATCTCCGCGAACTCGGCGTGCGCGAGCGCGGCGCCGACCATGCCGGGATTGCGGTGATGCAGCGGCGACATCGCGTTGAACAGGTGCGTAAAGCCGCACGCGCCGTGCTTGAGCGCGGCGACGGCATCGTCGTAGGTGCCGAGCGAATGGCCGAGCTGCACGCGCACGCCGCGCGCAGCGATTTCGGAAATGATGTCCATGTGGCCGGAGATTTCCGGCGCGATCGTGACCACGCGGATCGGCGCGATGGACAGATACTTCAGCACTTCATCGAGCACCGCCGACACCGCGGCGTCCGGCTGCGCACCGAGCTTGCCGGGATTGATATACGGGCCTTCGAGGTGAACCCCCAGCACGCGCGAACCACCCGGCGTGCGCACCCGGGCGACGTCGCCGAGATTCGCGACCACGTTCATCAGCTCTTCGCGCGGCGCGGTCATCGTGGTGGCGAGCAGGCTGGTGGTGCCGAAGCGGGCGTGCGTGCGCGTGATCGTCTCGATCGCGTTGCCCGCCTCCATGACGTCGGAGCCGCCGCCGCCGTGCACGTGCAGATCGATGAAGCCCGGCAGGATATAGGGCGCGTCGTTGGTGGACGGGTCGACCCGCTCGCCCGTGAGCGACGTGATGCGGCCGTTTTCGTATTCGAGCGTGCCGTAAATCCACCCATCGGTGGTGAGTATGTTTCCGGTCAGCATGAGTCTCTCTGATATTACGTAGTGCGATACGTTGCCAATTCGCGCTCTTCAGCCTTGCGCGAGGGTTGCGC
Coding sequences:
- a CDS encoding SIS domain-containing protein; its protein translation is MLNEALASAEVVAAQLADTSRVEALARKLAEHPRHVALTVARGSSDHAASYFASLTMSRIGVPVASLPMSVATLQQAPLQVRDQLAVAFSQSGKSPDLVGTMVALREAGALAVAAVNAPQSPLSDACEWHLPLVAGPELSVAATKSYIAMLSISAQLVAHWQRDEALLAALRDLPEALRRAGQLDWSQAVEELRGVERMIVIGRGLGLAIAQEAALKLKETSGIQAEAFSSAEVRHGPMELIDRDYPLLVFAPRGPEQAGLIQLARDMQARGARVLLAAPADVPEATLPLVTTAHAALDPIAAILSFYVMAAGLAAARGRNPDAPRHLNKVTETH
- the nagA gene encoding N-acetylglucosamine-6-phosphate deacetylase → MLTGNILTTDGWIYGTLEYENGRITSLTGERVDPSTNDAPYILPGFIDLHVHGGGGSDVMEAGNAIETITRTHARFGTTSLLATTMTAPREELMNVVANLGDVARVRTPGGSRVLGVHLEGPYINPGKLGAQPDAAVSAVLDEVLKYLSIAPIRVVTIAPEISGHMDIISEIAARGVRVQLGHSLGTYDDAVAALKHGACGFTHLFNAMSPLHHRNPGMVGAALAHAEFAEIIPDLLHVHPGAIRAAMRAIPRVYVVTDSTSATGMPDGEYRLGSQHVTKCLGGVRLADGTLAGSTLTMDQALRNLVSIGLPMADVSNRLSRYAADYLGIEDRGRIARGAWADIVVFDRELALTATYVEGESIVEYA